A region of the Phaeodactylum tricornutum CCAP 1055/1 chromosome 1, whole genome shotgun sequence genome:
TATTACGGAGGCGGCAGCGGCGGAGGCGGATATCGGTACGTCTAGAGCGTTGGCAAAGTGTGACGAGGTTGGATGCGTCCACGGTCGCCGTCCATCGAGAGCTATTTCTCGTGAAATGTTCCGCAGGTGAGTAGTAATCTTACTCCAGTTTTTTTATTCACAGCGATTCGGGTGGATACGGTGGAGGTCCCGGAGCAGGAGGCGGTGGCTacggaggaggaggagcgTACGGAGGTGGGGGAGGAGCGTACGGCGCCGGAGGCGGCTACggcggtggaggaggaggtgGCTACGGCGGTCCGCCCATGGGAGGTGGCGGTGCCTACGGCAGCTCCAACCTCGGTGCTACGCTTGGATCCATTGACTTTAGCAAGACGGAGCTCGTACAGttcgaaaaagacttttATATTGAACATCCCGACGTGCGTGCCCGGAGCGATCAGGAAGCCGACGCCTGGCGGGCTTCGAAACAAATCGTGGTGCGCGGACACGATGTGCCCAAACCCGTCATGACTTTCGACGAAGCTTCCATGCCGGAATACGTGCTGAACGAAGTGCTCAAGTGTGGATTCGACAAGCCCACGCCGATTCAAAGCCAGGGTTGGCCCATGGCCTTAAAGGGACGCAACATGGTGGGCGTGTCCGCCACCGGATCCGGTAAAACGTTGGCGTTCCTCTTGCCCGCCATGATTCACATCAATGCCCAGGTAAGTCGTATGCGCCAATAACTACTACGTGGCTGATTCTTCTTGTCAAAGTTTCTTTCTTCCACGCAGTGCTGGTTGCTTTGTTGCGAGTGATCCGGTGTCGAATCCCACTACAGGTTTCTTCCTACGCCGTTGACTGCTGTGTGCCCTCCAACGAAGTGACGCGAGGTGGAGCCTATGTAGAGGCTAATTCAGGACCAGATTTCCAGCGAGAAACTATCATTCGTTCGGCGGCACGTGCTTTCTACGCTGCACGATTGCTCGACTGATTATGGATGGTCATCGCCATCTCGCTGTCGGCATCGTTGAAAAACCTACAATCAAGTACGTTTCATCGGTGTTGATTTAGTGAGAGGCGAGTGCTGTCTTTCTCGCATGACTGGATATAGGGTCCTGGCTACCTTGTTTGAATAAGCGCACGCTGCTGGAGAAACACAAGAGACAAAGCCAAGTCATATGTCGACGACCGGTTTCCTCACGATTTTTTACTGTCCTTTCCATCGGTTATCCCACAGCCGTATTTGAAACCAGGTGATGGTCCCATTGTTCTCGTGTTGGCCCCCACCCGTGAATTAGCCGTGCAAATCAAAGAAGAATGTGACAAGTTTGGTAGTTCGTCCGAAATCAAAAATACCGTTGTTTACGGTGGAGTCAAAAAGCACACGCAGCTTCGCGAGTTGCGTGCGGGAGCCGAAATTTGCATCGCCACGCCCGGACGTTTGATTGATCACTTGGAGCAGGGCAACACTAATCTCAAACGCGTCACGTACCTGGTCTTGGACGAAGCTGATCGCATGTTGGATATGGGGTTCGAGGTACGCCAGGGAGGACGCGAGAACGAATTCGAATGCGCAGCAAGTTCAACGGACGCAACTCACACACGCACGTCTTTTTATTTCTCCAAATAGCCTCAATTGCGCAAGATCGTCTCACAGATTCGTCCCGATCGTCAGGTGCTCATGTGGAGCGCGACCTGGCCAAAGGAAGTCCAGGCCTTGGCGAACGACTACCTTCAAGACTTTTACCAAGTCACAGTCGGTTCTCTGGATCTATCAGCCAACAAGGATGTGACGCAAATTATTGAAGTGTGCACGGACATGGACAAGTATCGTAACCTACAGCGTTATTTGCGCGAGAACCTTAGTCCCAAAGATCGTGTCCTGGTTTTTGTGGAAACGAAGAAGGGATGCGACATGCTCACACGTTCCTTGCGCTCTGACGGTTTTCAAGCTCGTGCCATGCACGGAGACAAATCTCAGGAAGAGCGTGATTGGGCGTTGCGTGAATTCAAGGGTATGCAAAGTACACTTCTGGTAGCTACGGATGTTGCTGCGCGTGGATTGGTACGTAGAATCATTGGTGTGGGGATTTACAGAATGTTACTTTCTGGGTACAATGGTCTGACGATTTTTTAATTTTTTTTTCGGCAGGATGTGTGAGTGTTGTTGCGGCGTGGGCGTAATCGATCATTTTGTAACGGCACGGTATGCAGAATTTGAGTTGCATGTTTATCTCACGCTCGTTTTCGTTATCTCTCTACAGTGACGATATCCGTATTGTAGTAAACTTTGATTTTCCCAAGGAGATGGATAGCTACATTCACCGTGTTGGCCGTACCGGACGTGCCGGTAAGAAAGGTTTCGCAGTGTCTTTCTTTGTCCCCGACAAGAACGCTCGTCTGGCCAGGGAACTGGTTGATATCCTCAACCGCACGTCCCAGAATGTCCCTCAGGAGCTCCAAGCCTTGACCAGCTTTTCTGGTGGCCGTGGAGGGGGAGGGCGTGGTCGTGGTGGTCGACGCTACTAGGCAACCTTTTTGTCCAATACGAATAGGACAATATTAAAAAGCACCTTTAGATAGGAATGTTTATTCGTGTAGAAAAGCATCGTTTCATTTGCGTACAATTTTGTGTTTCAACACGCTCTGTCGCGAAACAACAGCTTTGGACGCGGAACCCGCTGTACGCATTTGTTTTGCGCCCGCCATTCGCACAAGCGTTATGGGTCTTTGTTTCGCCTCGTTGGATTTTTTCGAGACGGCCGCGAATGCGACGGCAGCCCCGAACGATCCCGTCGACTTCTTGGCAGGAGGGTTCGCTTTCAACGAAATACTTGCCCGGGATCTTCGAGCGGAGACAACAGATGCTTCCTTCCGAAGCTTGTACATCTTATTATTTGAGTCTTTGTGTTCCGGCTGGCGTTCCAGTATTCGATGTTGTCGAGCACTCGTGGGTCGCACTTTGACTACTTTGGGGCGGTCCTGAGAAAGACTTTGCCTTATCTCTCGCATACGTTTTCCTTGGGATGAACGACGGTCCTCCTCGCGTTGCTTTAGGTAAGCAAAAAGTTCCCGCCAGCTTTGACATCGTTCGACTTGCTCCAAATCTTCCTGATCCTGCTTGGCACGTTGAATCCAATCCCCTCCGAGAGTCGCCGCCTCGCTTTTCTGCGACTGCAGCTCAACTCCGTAGCTAGCCGCTAGCTCTTTCCATAAGTTTAAAATCAATTTAAGCTGGGCGGCAGTCTCGTCCGGAACGTACTTGAAGCGCATCGCTTCCTTGACCATTTTTCCAATCCCCGACGCCTGCAGCAACGGCACATTCATGGGTGATTCCATCAGTAGATCGATTCGCTCTTTGAGAATTGTTGGATCAGGTTGCCTGTTCTCTGCGCTTAACGTTTGTAGTAAAGTGGAACCGCAACTGCGAATGGATTTGACCAGAAGAGGCCATGGTAGCGTCAAGGCGCGGGGTCGGGTGAGTCCTCCCCGCCGAAATCGAAATTCGGTACAATCCCGCCATACGAGCCAATCTACAATCGCGGATTCCGCCAAGTGTGGATTGGCGGCTTCCACTTGCGAAAGGTGCGGATCTTTGAGGGCCGGTGCGATCCGTCCCGTTCCGTCTAAACCTCCCGATCCTGCTTTGGGAGCCGTACGTTGATGCCGTAAGCGGATCAAAGATTCCcattcgtcctcgtccacgATTCCAAAGGCTTCCGGGGGGTAACGTTCCAGATTGGCGACGATTACCCTGCGACACAGAAAGACGAGTGAATCGTTCCAGTCCACCTCGGAAGCCCCGGCTGGTCTTGGGTGATGGGGAGACTTGCCAGCCAACCGCGACTGTTGACGATTGAGGGGTACCGGTACATCATGGTCGCACATGTTTTTTAcctaccaccaccaccaccacccagCGAGACCAGCGAGAGATTCTGCTTGCGTCACACGATGGAGTTGTTTGGGGTAGAGGAATGCTTCCGTACGCTTGTGCACTAACTCACACACTCACtaacacacacacacacacatacacacacgcTCCCGGACTCACACGTATCTTTGCGTTGGTCACCCACAGTCAATACTGCTCGGAATGGGAAACGACCGTCGCTCGAAACGAAACACGAAAGCACCGGCTGAATCCCACGATGGATCTCGATCGATTTGGGGTGTGTCGCATTTTAGGTGCCGGGGCTACAGTCATTAAACCTACCCTAAAGCTTGCGCCGGAATCTAGTGTCTGTAGGGTATATTACAGTCTAGACAGCGTTACTCGCCTCCGAAATGTTTGTAGGTAGTACTGTGCGGCGCCgctactactagctagcgCCATCTTCGGTcacacaacacaaacaaGCCACACCAAAGCCCACTGGTATACAAAACAAGCCTCGAAACCATGGCGACCACGACGGCGTCTACCGCTATTGCGGCACCAACGGAGGCTTCTTCTGCCCCGATCTATATTGACACTCAACACGAAGACCTAGTACACGATGCTCAGATGGATTACTACGGCGCCAAGCTGGCGACGTGCAGCTCCGGTAAGAACGAAAGTGTGTGTATACTAGgtacatgttgtgttggatgATTTCGGTGACAGTCAAACGAAAcgtactgactgtgaataacaCTTGACTACTGCTGTTCCTGTTCTATTCCGACAGACCGTACCGTTAAAGTGTACAACGTATCGGATTCCGCCTACGAGCTTTCCGCGACGCTCCAGGGTCACGAAGGTCCCGTCTGGCAGGTTTCCTGGGCACATCCCAAGTTCGGCGTAGTCCTCGCATCCTGCTCGTTCGATGGTAGTGTTCTGATTCACCGTGAAAGCCGACCCCGCGAATGGACCATGCTACACGCGGCTCGTCAACTGCACGATTCCTCCATTAACGGTGTGGCCTTTGCTCCGCACGAATATGGTTTGCAGCTGGCGACGGCGTCCTCCGACGGCAAGGTCAGCGTCCTCCAGCACCAGCCCAACAATACGTGGGCCGTCGAATACCTCACGGATTGCCCCATGGGTGTCAATGCGGTGAGCTGGGCACCCTACGGGGCGTACTACGACCCGTCCGCGGCGTCCCCGACGGATCAGGTCCAGGAACCCCGACTCGTGACGGCAGGATGCGACAATGCCATACGATTTTGGAAGTGCCAGGACGGTACAACTTGGGTTCCGGATGAGGCTAAATTGGATACCGCACATCAACACTCGGACTGGGTACGGGATGTGGCGTGGGCACCCTCGCTACTGCCGAATCACAATATTGTCGCCAGCTGTGCGGAGGACAAGACGGTATTGATTTGGAAACAGGAAGGACTGGGACAAGATTGGAAGCCTACGCTTCTACACCAATTTGAAGCACCCGTCTGGAGAGTCAGTTGGAGCGTCACGGGACTCCTATTGGCGGTTTCGTCGGGAGATTCCGACGTCACCTTGTGGAAAGCGGGGCTAGATGGACAATGGACGCAGGTTTCCACCGTGGAAGACACACCTCCTGAGCCGTCGACATAAGGAGGTTGGCCCGACGGGAAAGCGAAAGGATTGCTTCGAAACCAAATATACGTAAATAAAGGATCTTTATACAAGCTGCTGTTCATGTATTAACAGTACAATGAAATTAGAAAACAATTGTCGTCCTCTCGGCCTCGCCCTAAACGGAACCAGTGTTGGTGAGAGCCTCCCTATCCCCGGGGGTGGTCCCCGTGCCTCTGTCAAGGATTGTGCGAGCTGGACGACCTCGTCGAGGATATCCGACGGATAACCCCATATGGCTGCTCATTTTGGGAAGTCCTCGCGAGGGCGTTGTTCGTGGTGGATCATAATAGTCGTGGGACCCAGCATGTGAACTCAGCAATGCCGTGTGGCCACTCAGACCAGTTCGAAAATCCACGGCGCTGCTAGGCTCACGGCCATGAAGCTCTCGCCACGCCCTGGCGCCGGCCCGCAATTGGCTAGGCGAAGGATATGAAGCAGCCGGAAAACTGCGGCGAGATGATGAGTCTACAGACTCGGACCAGAGAAAGCTTCCGAGTACGGAATTGCTGGAAAGAGACGGTGACACAGAAAACATCGATCCCCCTTCCGTGTTATCCTGATCGAATACCTCGCTGGCAAAGCACATGAGTCCACCTCGCGATGGACGTGTTGGATTTTGAGGAAGCGCTGAAGGCTTGTGGAATTCATCCGCCGGAATGTTTTCCTCAATGAGTCGCTCAGCAGGCGTAGCTGGTATTTCATCAGCGGAACCGACTTTCTTATTCACCTTTGTCTCTGGAACCGCGAATGCATCTGCACAAATGACTGTGAGGTCCTCAGTGTTCTGAAGCGAAGCTTGAAGGTCACTCATTATCGTAATGAACTGGTTATCAACTTGACTTTGCTCCCTCCGTAATTCTTTACGGCGTCTGGAGAGAGTACGAAGCATTGCTTCCAGCTTGCAAGCCTTGTCAACGCAACCACCAACTAGTATGTGGACAGAACCAAGGCGTGTAAATACACGCATAATTGGGTGGCCGAGATGTAGGACTTCCAGCGTACGCACCTTTTACTAGATTTTTGTCGGATTTTATAAAGCCATAGCCACGTGCCAATTTTGCCCAGCCCGCATTTACCGAAACAATCTGGACTCTGTCGCCGTAACTCAAACGGGCAGCGGGAAGGGGTGTACACTCTTCACTGGCTTTTGCATTCTGATCCATGTGGAAGAAGCGAACTAGCGTCTCGACGTCTTCATCCGGCACGTTGGGGCTGGAGCCATCCATATCTTTGGTAGGCGGACGAGATGGGTATATCTCGAGCCCTTCGCGGAGCGCTACCGCATAAGTTCCCGAGTCGCCCGTAGCCAAGGACGTTGACAGTCTGATcttttcctcttcatccTTCGAATCTGCCGATTCGAAGGAATTCGCGTCGCGAGAGTTTTTTGACTGCATAGAGTTGCTGTGCTTTTTGCGAATATCCTGCGTAGCGAGCTCGGTTGCCTCAATCAGAGACAATAGAACTACATTTCTGGGCAGGGGCAATCGCGATTTTGCCGTTGGAGGATGAGCAGGATGGTCTTGTTGGAAGAGTTCTGATGGGGCCGCACGTCCCGCCCGTGCGCTGGCCCATGGCGAGCGCGCTGTGGCAGGCGCCCCCAACACTCGACGATGAGTAACGGACTCTGATGGGAGAGTGCGCGGAGTCATCGCATGCAGCGGGGTACGGCATTCCATGCACTTCTCCAAGCGATTTGCACATAGGTTGCACACGTACGTATGTCCGCACGGAAGAACAACGGGGTATCGGACGTCGGGATGGAACTCCTCGAAGCATATAATGCAGTGAAAGGAAAATGGAGTTTCCGACGCCATGATTTTCCACTTCAGTGGGACGAATATCAATGATCAGTTTTTACCTTTGCTTTCAGAGCTCCTCCGCCGGGACAATTGCTGTGAACGCTGCGATAGGCGGATTGGATGATGTCCACGAGCGGAACACGCGCAATTATGGAGATGGTCCTGTagcagaaaaagaaacaaaacCACCGCGGGGGTGTAGCGCATAGGATGCGAGCACACTGAAAGCTTCCACATCATTTCGGAGCACTTCACACAAGCACTTTTCAGTCGAATATTAATAAAGTCGACAACCGCGACCAAAGACTACCTAATATTGAAATGTATCTAACGTATACGGTTTCAGCAATGACTATTCTCTATCTACAACGGACACATTTTCCAGTCACTTCAATAAATGTGCGATTgggactcacagtcaattcgtGTATTATTTTTACCTGCATCTACGAGAGCGCCTTCAAGGCAAGCACCCGATAAGAGTAAGGTGGTGCTAACTAATTGTAATTAACAGAAAGAGAATTTCATGGAAACAAGCAGCATCTCAGAGAATGTTTGTCATTCGACGTTCTGGAGTCAGAATTGAGCACGATGTTGGTGTCATTGTCATTTGCTAGCGTCATTGTTTCTTGCTCATCAACGAGGAAGTATACGTTTGGGATCTGTGTACCTCTGCAGCTCGCCACTTGAAAACCTGTCCTGCCTAGCTAGTTCTGAAGACAGAGGTCCCAATTTTCAGCTTCCATAACAAATACCAAGACGAAACAAAAAAACAGACTCTAGAATTAATCACTAGCCAAAAGAGATTTTCGATTGAAGCGAAGAAATagcaatcgaaaaagctTGTACCGCAGTCAATGGATGCTGAAAATCCATGGTAAATGAGTGTCTCCCTTGAATACGACCAAACTGTAGCATAATGTTGTCCTGGTCTCTTCGATGACAAAGCTGAAAATTTTTGACCGAGGCGACACTGACGCGACCGCCAAAattcaaaacaaaagaacCTAATTCAACGTTCCACCACGGTGGTCTATTCTGAAGAGGGAGCAATCCAAAATCCTCGATATTTTCGTTTTCTACGGGAGGTGGTCCGtcattgttgatgttttcGCCTGCAGGGTCTTGTTCGTCATGATTTTCAATATTCTGTTGCACCTGTCGAAAACATCTCAACATTCGACAGTCATCAGCGTCCTCGCAAGAGTCCAAGTATTGCTTCCACTCTCCTCCTGGTTTACCATCCGGCGATACCTTTGGTATGCACACATCCATTATTCGTGGTCGACTACCGAGTAAATTGGCGGTGTAAGTAATGGCTCCATCCTCTTCTTCATACAGACCGGATCGTTTAAGGCTGTTACATGTATTTGCAATTGCTCGTCGTTTGGTCCTGATAGAGCGGTTTTGACTTATATCTGAGCAGGACTTGCTTCGTTGATAGGTACCGGAATTAACAGAAGATGCGTCGCTGAAGttttcgtttccgttcccTACCGACTCGGCATTGTTTCTCCGCCGAGCACGACGGCCGAATCTGCGACGTCGATTCGTATTGTTGTCGCTTGACATGCCACTGTCATAATCaggttcttcttcggaatgAAAATCGACAGCGTGATTGAAAGTTTGTGGAGATTTGTGCTTGGCCGGCTTTCGCGAGCGTGGTGTATAGATCTGGAACTCGGTACCAATAAAGTTGCTTTGTAGTCGGCCAAGCAGAACCGAGGAACAACCTTCAGAATCGAGCAACGGTGCATGGCTAGCCCCATTCGGAATCGTCGTGGCAGTCAAATGGGTAGGATTTACCATATTATAATGCGCATTGATGTCTCCTTGTTGTGGCAGGTACAAAAAAAAATTGTTAGAGCCTTTCTTGACTGAAGTTGGTAGCGGAACAACACCAGATTCTTCTAAGTGCTTTCTTCCTCGGTTCTTTGCCACCATTAGAACCGTATCCCTTTGGACAAAAGCCTCCTCATCCGCGGAGGCGCTTTCTTGGTGAGAACAGCTATGTGGGCGATCTCGAATGAAAAGTCGATACTCATAAGTAGGGAATAGGCGACCTTTCATGCTCATCCCTTTTCCGCGAACGTTACTTTTGATCCGTTCAATTTCACATTGAACAATTCCAAATTCTTTTGGACATGGTTTTGTGAGAAAGGTTTCAAGACGTGAGAGGCGCGGCACAACCGTATTCCTATCGTAGTAGTGTATATTGCACGTGTGTGGAAAGAACTCATCCCAAAAGTCGAGAATTGATTCTTCAAAGCCATTGTTGTCTCCACGTAGAAGAAAGCCTTCAAGCTGACGCTGATAATTTCCAAACCGCGATCGGAGGTGTTTCTTCATACCCTCGTATTCTTTCCCAGCTGTATTTTTGGTCGTTGTGGAGTCGAAGGATGCCGTATAGATATGTAAATCGGTATGTTCCAAGACAGATTCGAGACGTGATATCGATAAAGGAGGTTGTCTTTCAAGCAGCCTAACATCTCCAAGCCCTTCGCTCGAAGATTGTACTATGTCCAACAATTCCTCCGCACCGCCAAATGTATGCGTGTCCACCCTTACACCACTCATTCCCTCAGAAACTGACACACTGACTGGACGGACCAGCGAAGCCCGAGTTCGCCGTTTTGCCGGGTGGAAGAAGTCGGCGGAAAGACTTACTGGAGGAGTTACCATAGCACCATTTTGATCTTTTACCACTAGGCGACCCAAATAGTGTTGATCCAACAAGTGTTGGTGAATATTTGTTGGAGTCTTTGGTATTGAAGTACCTTCCTGTTGTGGCATTCGTCGGATCGTACTAAGCCCTTCGTTAGTAAACGGAGAGCTGGAAGGAGTTCGAGGAAAACCTTGGTGCTTTGCCTCTGTAGCCTCCTTGCCTATCCAATAGTTACACTTATCCTCCAGGTATGTTCCCTGGGCAACGTAGTCATGGTGCATCCTAAACTCGGCACTTTCAACGTAAAAAGGGTCGAGAAATGGGGCATTCAAAACAGCTTCTTGCGGCGACgactcgtcttcgtcatttCCTTTCGAAGACCTTGTGCTTCGCATTTTACGACTTTCGATTTGCATGCGCCAGAGAATTGTGTGGTAAGAGTGTCCGAGACATTGGGGATAAAGAGGGACGCCTGCCTGAATGTAAAGAGCGGCAAGTTCCTTCGCGTCCGCATGCTCACCGATCTTCCAAGCCGTCACGACCTCTGTTGCACATCGGAATCCATGCAAACGAACGCGCCGAATGATATCTCTGCAAATACGGTTCGAACGTTTCCCAGTCTGTCCAAATCCACACCATTCGACGGGCGTCAGAAAGGACGCAATCGAGTGCAGTGAGTCTAACGGGAGGGACAGTATGTTCgtaatggaagaagaaaaccgAACGGAACAGGAAGGCTCTGTTGTTAGGAATGAGGAATGGTCCACAGGGATAGAAGCTTTCGCGGTGATTTGTGCTTTGCTAACAGTACATAATGTTCCACATTCGAGTTCattctctttcttctctttggCTGTATCACAAAAGCGATTTTGAGTGAATATGGTGTAGTCAATTTGGTCGGTATCATCCATCTCTCCCACCTCCGCATCAATCTCAAACGACAAAACAATTGCGTCCTTGTCCTCGTCATATTCTTCGGCTCTCCCTTCGGCTTCTATTAAGTTCTCTGTATAATCTTCATCAGAAGCATCAGAATTGTCGTCGCTTATGTGAACTACAGTTTCCATATTATCTTTTTAGACAAGCGCAACTTTTTCAGATCTACCAACACAAAGCCTGTCCTGCACGTATAGGCAATTGCGAGTGTCTGGAAAGAACGTCACAATTGTAACCATGGGTTCGTGCGAAATCAATTGTTGTCCTTGGCTGGTTCAACTTTGTCAGATAGGTTCACCTGAAAAGTTCTCTCACTATCAGTTACACAGCAAAATAGGACCCGAAAATGTCTACTTTCCCTAGCGCGTGTAGCTAGCTTAGTGTGCTAAGAGTATAAATGTAAGTATCAAATTTCGTCACCAGTGGCAGTAGATTCGTGAAATGCTAACGCGTCTTTTCTAGAAATTATCAGCCTTACTGACAGCGAAGAAGTTTCCATCCTGTCGCCAAATTTATGCCTATTGATTGGATGCTAGCTAAGCTGGTCAACCCTTGTGTATGTGCAAGCCAAACGGTACGAGCAGTGTGGCATTGGATCCAACGAGCTCTCTGGAAGAAACGAATTAAAAATCTGGACGTCCAAAATCCCACTCTGTTGCGCTTGCTTTGGTTATGTGAAGCGGACCAGCGGTTTGATTTGCGCCGCGCATGTCGTTCAATCATTTTCGCGATGGAGATATCCTCATGACTTGTGTACAGTGAGCAAACGGCTATCTTTCGCATACCAGCGATAGTGACGTCTTTTGGGATACGATGTCTTTGCAATCAAAAGAAGTTAACACTGCTAGAAGCTTTCCGGCTTAGGGCTTTTGTGGAAGTGCATACTACCATACCAGCAGGAAGCTCATTCGTTCTTCCCATGTTTGCCCATATTGGCATATATGATCTGATTGCTACGGCTATTGAGCACATGAAAAAGCGGCTCCTTTCGGTCGACGTCGTGTCGGTGGATGTATGATTCCTTTTTCGTTGTTATAATGCTGATTGGACTCCTTGCACTTCGCGGTTTCTATGGAAGGTCAAAAGATATGGATTTGGATTGTTCATATTCTACTATCACAATCGGACTTCAATCAAAGCTTGGGATTCAATGGCTCTTCTCTATATTGAGCGCTTTTCAATTGTTGAAGCTGTCCTATACACCTTTCAATGCTACGTCGCAATAGCGTAGTTCGATGTAAAAATCGGGACAATTTTGGAGAGATCTTACGAGCCGGAACAATGAGCTTTTTGACGTTTCCGACAAGAACGATTCGTCTCCAAAATGGAATTGTGAAGGAACATTTAGGCATCTGCAAAATCAAGCAATTGAGCTCCGTCGACAAGAGACAACGAGTACACTTGGAGAGTTCTTTTGCCGACGTCTCACGATGCTTATTTGAGCGACCGCAATTTAGCCCTCAGCAAGTCTTATTGAGAAGCCATATATGTTGGTGCGTTGTGATTGTCACTCTTTCCATCTTCCTTTTACAATGGCACAGTGAAACCTCGATATTGAAGTGTTGCTCCTGACTGTGATTAACCATGTTTTTGTATGAAGTATGGATTCAGATTGTTTGAAAAGTATTGACtgatgtgacagtgagttgtGACCAAGTTTTGGGAAGGTCTCTGTTGATCACAATCATTCCAAAAGAACGCGATGCCTGATAGGCATTAGAGCAACAAAAACTTATATCAAGAAAGCCACAGCCgggcttactgttaatgtaaatcaaGTTTTTTTGCGACGAAACTAGATAAGCTTTATTATTATCCTTCAACATATGCATTCTACGAGTCCATGCTTTCCCTTTCGAGCGAGTGCGATGACGAAGTCAGCACACGTGCACACCCATCAGGTCCTAGAGCTGTCCGGCGGACTCGATCATGACTTTGGCACGAGTGGCCCCACTGCCGCTACCGACTCCTTCCACCGCACGAACGACGTCCATTCCTTCGACCACAGAACCAAAAACAACATGCTTGCCGTCCAACCAGGAGGTTTCCGCCGTGCACAAGAAGAACTGGGATCCGTTAGTGTTCGGACCAGCGTTAGCCATGGAAAGGGTTCCAGCGCCGGTGTGCTTTAACTGGAAATTTTCGTCGGCAAACTTGGTGCCTGTAGAATAGCACTCCAGTTTAGCAAAACAAACAATAGAATTGAAGGTCCAGAATACAATAAAGAGTTCTTACCGTAAATGCTCTTTCCACCAGTTCCGTTGTGGTTGGTGAAGTCACCTCTACAAtaaagaaacgaaagaaaaatgagTCTTTAAACGCACTACTCGCGAAACATTTGCATCCATTTTTCTAGCTAAACTTACCCCTGGCACATAAAGCCTGGAATAACACGGTGGAAACTGGACCCAGAGAATCCGAATCCCTTCTCCCTGAGATATGTTAACGCATACGAGAAATGGACTGTGAGACTATgtcgaaacgggaaagaaACATTGAAGGGGCGGCAAACTCCAGGCCCGTGAGCAGATTAGTCCTTACCCAGTGCAGAGAGCGCGGAAGTTTTCGGCCGTCTTGGGCACAACGTCCGCACGAAGTTCCATCACAATCTGTTTGGCGAACACACAAGGTCAGTCTCAAAGACCGCTAGCGACATATTGCTATTGATCAAACTCTTGTGAATACTTACACGTCCGGCGGGCTTTCCACCGATACTAATATCGAAGTAACACTTGGGGTTAGACCTGAAATGTtcggaaagaagaagagacaGTGGTGAGGAATAATCCAAGACGCTCTACAGAGCGGACAAACCTCGTTGTTGAGGTACATAACCCGAGAGCACCCGAGCACA
Encoded here:
- a CDS encoding predicted protein gives rise to the protein MSYYGGGSGGGGYRDSGGYGGGPGAGGGGYGGGGAYGGGGGAYGAGGGYGGGGGGGYGGPPMGGGGAYGSSNLGATLGSIDFSKTELVQFEKDFYIEHPDVRARSDQEADAWRASKQIVVRGHDVPKPVMTFDEASMPEYVLNEVLKCGFDKPTPIQSQGWPMALKGRNMVGVSATGSGKTLAFLLPAMIHINAQPYLKPGDGPIVLVLAPTRELAVQIKEECDKFGSSSEIKNTVVYGGVKKHTQLRELRAGAEICIATPGRLIDHLEQGNTNLKRVTYLVLDEADRMLDMGFEPQLRKIVSQIRPDRQVLMWSATWPKEVQALANDYLQDFYQVTVGSLDLSANKDVTQIIEVCTDMDKYRNLQRYLRENLSPKDRVLVFVETKKGCDMLTRSLRSDGFQARAMHGDKSQEERDWALREFKGMQSTLLVATDVAARGLDVDDIRIVVNFDFPKEMDSYIHRVGRTGRAGKKGFAVSFFVPDKNARLARELVDILNRTSQNVPQELQALTSFSGGRGGGGRGRGGRRY
- a CDS encoding predicted protein, with product MCDHDVPVPLNRQQSRLAGKSPHHPRPAGASEVDWNDSLVFLCRRVIVANLERYPPEAFGIVDEDEWESLIRLRHQRTAPKAGSGGLDGTGRIAPALKDPHLSQVEAANPHLAESAIVDWLVWRDCTEFRFRRGGLTRPRALTLPWPLLVKSIRSCGSTLLQTLSAENRQPDPTILKERIDLLMESPMNVPLLQASGIGKMVKEAMRFKYVPDETAAQLKLILNLWKELAASYGVELQSQKSEAATLGGDWIQRAKQDQEDLEQVERCQSWRELFAYLKQREEDRRSSQGKRMREIRQSLSQDRPKVVKVRPTSARQHRILERQPEHKDSNNKMYKLRKEASVVSARRSRASISLKANPPAKKSTGSFGAAVAFAAVSKKSNEAKQRPITLVRMAGAKQMRTAGSASKAVVSRQSVLKHKIVRK
- the Sec13 gene encoding predicted protein (probable Sec13 protein, component of the Coat Protein complex COP II) encodes the protein MATTTASTAIAAPTEASSAPIYIDTQHEDLVHDAQMDYYGAKLATCSSDRTVKVYNVSDSAYELSATLQGHEGPVWQVSWAHPKFGVVLASCSFDGSVLIHRESRPREWTMLHAARQLHDSSINGVAFAPHEYGLQLATASSDGKVSVLQHQPNNTWAVEYLTDCPMGVNAVSWAPYGAYYDPSAASPTDQVQEPRLVTAGCDNAIRFWKCQDGTTWVPDEAKLDTAHQHSDWVRDVAWAPSLLPNHNIVASCAEDKTVLIWKQEGLGQDWKPTLLHQFEAPVWRVSWSVTGLLLAVSSGDSDVTLWKAGLDGQWTQVSTVEDTPPEPST
- a CDS encoding predicted protein; translated protein: MASETPFSFHCIICFEEFHPDVRYPVVLPCGHTYVCNLCANRLEKCMECRTPLHAMTPRTLPSESVTHRRVLGAPATARSPWASARAGRAAPSELFQQDHPAHPPTAKSRLPLPRNVVLLSLIEATELATQDIRKKHSNSMQSKNSRDANSFESADSKDEEEKIRLSTSLATGDSGTYAVALREGLEIYPSRPPTKDMDGSSPNVPDEDVETLVRFFHMDQNAKASEECTPLPAARLSYGDRVQIVSVNAGWAKLARGYGFIKSDKNLVKVGGCVDKACKLEAMLRTLSRRRKELRREQSQVDNQFITIMSDLQASLQNTEDLTVICADAFAVPETKVNKKVGSADEIPATPAERLIEENIPADEFHKPSALPQNPTRPSRGGLMCFASEVFDQDNTEGGSMFSVSPSLSSNSVLGSFLWSESVDSSSRRSFPAASYPSPSQLRAGARAWRELHGREPSSAVDFRTGLSGHTALLSSHAGSHDYYDPPRTTPSRGLPKMSSHMGLSVGYPRRGRPARTILDRGTGTTPGDREALTNTGSV